Sequence from the Thermocaproicibacter melissae genome:
GGCGTATTCGCTTTCTGCCGGAGGACCGATTATTGACCCTGAATTGTCGTGCATCTTGCTTTCTCCCGTTTGTTCTCACTCTCTGCTTACCAGGCCTGTTGTTTTTGGCCCGAACGCAGAATTGAGTGTTCAAACAAATTTCCGCGCCGAAGGCGAGGCATTTTTGACCATGGACGGCGAAATCTCCGTGAAACTTGAACCCGGGCAGATGGTTCAGTTCAGCCGGTCGAAAAGAACAGTGAGCATCGTGAGATTGAAAGATTATAATTTTTACAGTATTGTGAATGAAAAGCTCGGGGATGGGAGGAATGATGGTTGAAGAAGAAGAGACACGAGAAAATCCTGGAGTTGATTCAGAAATATTCCATCGATACACAAGAGGAACTGCTTCGTCTGCTTCGCGAAGCAGGATATGATGTAACACAGGCCACGGTATCTCGTGATATCAAAGAGCTTCGGCTACTGAAAATGCTTTCTCCCGATGGAAAATACCGTTATGTGCCTGCAAAAGATGACAGTAAATCGAACTCCGGAAAGTTCTTTTCTCTTTTTGCCGATTCTGCGGTCTCCGTTGCAAGTGCGCAGAATATCGTCTGCGTAAAGTGCCAGCCGGGAATGGCCAATGCGGTGTGCGCAGCGATGGATGCCTTGTATCGCGACGATGTCGTAGGCACCCTCGCGGGCGACGATACTATTTTTATTCTTACACATAATGATAAGGAAGCTGAACTTCTTGCGGAAGAATTGAACGATATAATCAGGTGATTTTATGCTGACACAGCTCTACATTGAAAATGTGGCGGTCATCGAAAAAGTCAGTGTCGATTTTCATTCTGGATTTAATGTCCTTACTGGCGAGACCGGTGCTGGAAAATCGATTCTGATTGATTCCATTAACGCAATTCTTGGGGAACGCACTTCCCGAGATCTTGTGCGCACAGGAGCAAAGTCGGCTTTTATCAGTGCGGTGTTCACCAATCTTGGGAAAAACGTGCTTGCAAAACTTGAGGAACTTGGTTATATTCTCGATGAGGATAATTCCGTTATGCTTCAGCGTGAGATCTTCGCAGACGGAAGAACAGCTTGCCGTATCAACGGAAGGCCGGCAACGGTATCCACGCTGAAAGAAATCGGCCCGCTGCTTGTCAATATTCATGGTCAGCATGAAAGTTATGGATTGCTTTCTCCTGAAAATCATCTGTCCTATTTAGACAGCATGGGCCTTCCGCAGGATTTGATGGAACGTTATTCCGCTGCTTTTTCCGAAGCCAAAAAGGTTCGTCGGGAATTGGAAGCGCTGAATATGGATGAAGCGCAGAAGGCACGCCAAATTGACCTGCTTACATATCAAATCAAAGAGCTTGAAGAAGCAAATCTTCGGGAAGGCGAAGAGGAAGAGCTGGAAAGCCAGCGCACCATGTTCCGGAACAGTGAAAAAATTGCTTCTTCCATTAAGCAGGCAAAGGATTATCTCGATGGCGGAGAAGAAAGCGAGGGCGCTGTTTCGGCTGTTTCCACCGCTGCGGATTGCGTCAGAAATGCAGAGCAGTATATGCCGGAGCTCCATGCCCTTGCGGAGCGCTTGCAGAGTATTGCTTACGATTTGGAAGACTGCCGTGAAGAACTCCGCAGCTATGATGACAGGCTGGAATATGACCCGACTGAACTGGATGCAATTGAAGCAAGGCTAGATACAATCTACCGCCTTGGGCTGAAATACGGCGGTTCGGTTTCCGAAATGCTGAAATTCCTGGAAAAGAGCAAGTCGGAGCTTAGCAAAATCCAGATGTCCGATGAATTGGCTGCGAAACTGAGGTCTCAGTATAAAGAAGCCGTTACGCAGGCTAAGAATCTTGCTATGGAAATATCCGAATGGAGGGAAAAAGCGGCAAAGGATTTTTGCTGCCGCGTCAAGAAAGAACTTGAGTTCTTGAATATGCCTCATGTAGCATTTGAAGTGAAGCAGGAGCGCGGGGCTTTAAACTCTAAGGGATGTGACAAGGTAGAGTTTTTGATTTCAACGAACGCGGGCGAGCCTGCAAAGCCGATTTCCAAAATCGCTTCCGGCGGGGAACTTTCCCGAATTATGCTTGCGGTAAAGACTGTGCTCGCCGGGCGCGATGAGGTCGGAACGTTGATTTTTGATGAGGTAGATAGTGGCGTCAGCGGCGGTGCAGCGCAGAAAATCGGCCTCAAGCTCCGTGAAGTCTCAGAAAGCAGGCAAGTAATCTGTGTTACCCATCTTGCCCAGATTGCTGCGTTGGCTAATAGTCAATACCTGATTGCGAAAAATGTCAAAGACGGCAAGACCTACACGCAAGTAACGGAATTGGATGACGAAGGCCGCCGTCAGGAATTGGCCCGCATTAT
This genomic interval carries:
- the argR gene encoding arginine repressor gives rise to the protein MKKKRHEKILELIQKYSIDTQEELLRLLREAGYDVTQATVSRDIKELRLLKMLSPDGKYRYVPAKDDSKSNSGKFFSLFADSAVSVASAQNIVCVKCQPGMANAVCAAMDALYRDDVVGTLAGDDTIFILTHNDKEAELLAEELNDIIR
- the recN gene encoding DNA repair protein RecN, whose amino-acid sequence is MLTQLYIENVAVIEKVSVDFHSGFNVLTGETGAGKSILIDSINAILGERTSRDLVRTGAKSAFISAVFTNLGKNVLAKLEELGYILDEDNSVMLQREIFADGRTACRINGRPATVSTLKEIGPLLVNIHGQHESYGLLSPENHLSYLDSMGLPQDLMERYSAAFSEAKKVRRELEALNMDEAQKARQIDLLTYQIKELEEANLREGEEEELESQRTMFRNSEKIASSIKQAKDYLDGGEESEGAVSAVSTAADCVRNAEQYMPELHALAERLQSIAYDLEDCREELRSYDDRLEYDPTELDAIEARLDTIYRLGLKYGGSVSEMLKFLEKSKSELSKIQMSDELAAKLRSQYKEAVTQAKNLAMEISEWREKAAKDFCCRVKKELEFLNMPHVAFEVKQERGALNSKGCDKVEFLISTNAGEPAKPISKIASGGELSRIMLAVKTVLAGRDEVGTLIFDEVDSGVSGGAAQKIGLKLREVSESRQVICVTHLAQIAALANSQYLIAKNVKDGKTYTQVTELDDEGRRQELARIIGGTKITPLTLQNAAEMLKMARDSAKPT